Proteins found in one Sorghum bicolor cultivar BTx623 chromosome 1, Sorghum_bicolor_NCBIv3, whole genome shotgun sequence genomic segment:
- the LOC110431890 gene encoding cyclin-dependent kinase F-3, with product MERYKLLREIGDGTCGNVFMAYNVETNEIVAVKKMKRKFFQWEECVSLREVKALQKLIHPNIVKLKEVTMENHELFFIFEHMDCNLYDVIRERQVPFSEVDIRNYMVQILQGLAYMHNNGFFHRDLKPENLLVTNGIVKIADFGLAREVSSNPPYTDYVSTRWYRAPEVLLQSSAYTPAIDMWAVGAILAELFTLSPLFPGESETDQLYKICTVLGTPDCTIWPEGMNLPRSCSFKFFQIPPRNLWELIPNASLEAIDLIQQLCSWDPRRRPTAEQALQHPFFNVCNWVPRPVHDASHTKINETKTQPRLELNLWDFSTEPDDCFLDLTLSLKPSFPGTDLANHVPQRTEEEILLYSGFENTPVKSGFWPLVPSDRPVGDVPVIPSWQQAYMVDSQAALPGFSGSPFGHSLQPNLLENHSLAPIRQVNFF from the exons ATGGAAAG GTACAAATTGTTACGGGAGATAGGTGATGGAACCTGTGGGAATGTTTTTATGGCTTATAATGTAGAAACTAATGAAATT GTTGCCGTTAAAAAAATGAAGAGAAAGTTTTTCCAATGGGAAGAATGCGTTAGTCTTCGAGAAGTGAAG GCTCTTCAGAAACTAATTCACCCTAACATTGTGAAGCTGAAGGAGGTGACGATGGAAAATCATGAGCTGTTCTTCATCTTTGAACACATG GACTGTAATTTATATGATGTCATAAGAGAAAGGCAAGTTCCTTTCTCTGAAGTGGATATACGGAATTATATGGTCCAAATACTGCAAGGTCTTGCTTATATGCATAATAATGGATTCTTCCACCGCGATTTGAAACCTG AGAATTTGTTGGTGACAAATGGTATTGTTAAAATTGCTGACTTCGGGTTGGCAAGAGAAGTATCTTCCAATCCTCCTTACACTGATTATGTTTCCACCAGATG GTATCGGGCTCCAGAGGTTCTACTACAATCTTCAGCTTATACACCTGCTATTG ACATGTGGGCGGTTGGTGCTATTTTGGCTGAGCTTTTTACACTGTCCCCACTTTTTCCTGGTGAAAG TGAGACAGATCAGCTTTACAAAATATGCACTGTGCTTGGGACCCCTGATTGCACTATCTGGCCAGAGGGAATGAACCTGCCTCGTTCATGTAGCTTTAAGTTTTTTCAG ATTCCTCCAAGAAACTTATGGGAACTTATTCCTAATGCTTCATTGGAAGCAATTGACTTGATCCAG CAACTTTGTTCCTGGGATCCACGAAGGAGGCCAACTGCTGAGCAAGCATTACAGCATCCCTTCTTTAAT GTGTGCAACTGGGTACCAAGACCTGTCCATGATGCTTCCCATACAAAAATAAATGAAACTA AAACACAACCGAGATTGGAACTGAATCTTTGGGATTTCAGCACAGAACCTGATGATTGTTTCCTTGATTTAACTCTCAGTCTAAAGCCAAGTTTTCCTGGAACAG ACCTTGCTAACCATGTTCCACAACGTACAGAAGAG GAAATTCTACTGTACTCAGGATTTGAGAATACCCCTGTGAAGTCCG GTTTTTGGCCTCTGGTGCCATCTGATCGTCCCGTTGGTGATGTTCCCGTCATACCATCCTGGCAGCAGGCGTATATGGTTGACAG CCAAGCCGCACTGCCAGGATTTTCTGGTTCTCCGTTCGGCCATTCGTTGCAGCCGAACCTGTTGGAGAACCATTCGCTAGCACCAATCCGGCAGGTGAATTTCTTCTGA
- the LOC110431888 gene encoding probable F-box protein At4g22165 isoform X3: MENHEPFFIFENMVCKPRPVHDASHTKTNEPTGSNPSSSWSDLPKDLVLSILQRLQLPEAIAFASVCTSWLSAATAAGVPRSCTPMIMSWRDILESRESRGAKGSSSVNCKFLHLLDVHKAYDVRFPQGLCFMACCGSSHGWLILVNELANLVLYNPFTSEMIPLPPITDFTCVEAVCGSKGNIEAYNFENHRVQDAKYLATWFYQKAVLSCSPSKSANYVVMIIHRDNNWLSSVRAGDSNWQVAATLVAQKADRYADCAYHNGMFYTVTFEGIVEKWDVDGPNGPAKEVIVAKRSSRRILSRHLVSTPWGDLLEVRAFVANSRRMYRDGVAFRIFKVHLDGYEKVSPVPKIDLMEHAILIGLNHSACLSTKNFPWLRPCCIYFSVPWMTPICHLLRRCPEWGGVRTYDIKQRTFDHVFRLCPHTNRLNLAPSEVWITPNL, encoded by the exons ATGGAAAATCATGAGCCATTCTTCATCTTTGAAAACATG GTGTGCAAACCAAGACCTGTCCATGATGCTTCCCATACAAAAACAAACGAACCTA CAGGATCTAATCCAAGTTCCAGCTGGTCGGACCTCCCAAAGGATCTTGTCCTCAGCATCCTGCAACGCCTTCAACTCCCAGAAGCTATTGCTTTTGCATCAGTATGCACATCATGGCTTTCGGCTGCCACAGCTGCTGGCGTCCCACGCTCTTGTACACCAATGATCATGTCTTGGCGGGACATTCTCGAGAGTAGAGAATCGCGAGGGGCCAAGGGCAGCTCTTCTGTAAACTGCAAGTTCCTCCATCTCTTGGATGTCCATAAGGCTTATGATGTGAGATTTCCCCAAGGTTTATGCTTCATGGCATGCTGTGGATCCTCCCATGGCTGGCTGATTCTGGTGAACGAACTCGCCAATCTCGTGCTCTACAACCCCTTCACCTCGGAAATGATCCCTCTCCCACCAATCACTGATTTCACATGCGTTGAGGCAGTCTGTGGTAGCAAAGGCAACATTGAAGCATACAATTTTGAGAATCATCGAGTCCAGGATGCAAAGTACTTGGCAACATGGTTCTACCAGAAAGCGGTGTTGTCTTGCAGTCCATCCAAGAGTGCTAACTATGTCGTCATGATCATCCACCGGGATAACAACTGGCTTTCTTCTGTTAGGGCTGGAGATAGCAATTGGCAAGTGGCTGCAACTTTAGTCGCTCAGAAGGCGGACCGGTATGCGGACTGTGCGTACCACAATGGGATGTTCTACACCGTGACATTTGAAGGAATAGTGGAGAAATGGGATGTTGATGGACCGAATGGACCAGCAAAGGAGGTGATTGTAGCCAAGAGGAGCAGTAGACGCATTCTCTCCAGGCATCTGGTGTCTACACCATGGGGTGACCTGCTGGAAGTGCGAGCATTTGTTGCAAACTCCAGGAGGATGTATAGAGATGGTGTCGCATTCCGAATTTTCAAGGTTCATCTTGATGGATATGAGAAGGTATCACCAGTACCAAAGATAGACTTAATGGAGCATGCAATCTTAATCGGCTTGAATCACTCGGCATGTTTGTCCACCAAGAATTTCCCCTGGCTGAGGCCTTGTTGCATCTACTTCTCAGTACCTTGGATGACGCCCATATGTCATCTGCTTCGTCGATGTCCAGAATGGGGAGGCGTGAGGACCTACGACATAAAACAAAGAACATTTGATCATGTTTTCCGTCTCTGCCCTCATACAAATCGCCTCAACCTTGCTCCTTCTGAGGTTTGGATCACACCGAATTTATAA
- the LOC110431888 gene encoding probable F-box protein At4g22165 isoform X1 — protein sequence MELFFSVIKKKKKKKKNVNTCTQPPLLASHQHPIWNGRGAARHRASERRIPSERRLLLPHPPHRPDPGAAEVDAQLQIQAAAAELPPPALQKLIHPNIVKLKDVTMENHEPFFIFENMVCKPRPVHDASHTKTNEPTGSNPSSSWSDLPKDLVLSILQRLQLPEAIAFASVCTSWLSAATAAGVPRSCTPMIMSWRDILESRESRGAKGSSSVNCKFLHLLDVHKAYDVRFPQGLCFMACCGSSHGWLILVNELANLVLYNPFTSEMIPLPPITDFTCVEAVCGSKGNIEAYNFENHRVQDAKYLATWFYQKAVLSCSPSKSANYVVMIIHRDNNWLSSVRAGDSNWQVAATLVAQKADRYADCAYHNGMFYTVTFEGIVEKWDVDGPNGPAKEVIVAKRSSRRILSRHLVSTPWGDLLEVRAFVANSRRMYRDGVAFRIFKVHLDGYEKVSPVPKIDLMEHAILIGLNHSACLSTKNFPWLRPCCIYFSVPWMTPICHLLRRCPEWGGVRTYDIKQRTFDHVFRLCPHTNRLNLAPSEVWITPNL from the exons ATGGAACTCTTCTTTTCCGtgatcaaaaaaaagaaaaaaaagaaaaaaaatgtaaaCACCTGCACCCAACCTCCTCTTCTCGCATCCCACCAGCACCCGATCTGGAACGGACGTGGAGCGGCTCGACATCGAGCGAGTGAGCGACGCATCCCGAGCGAGCGCCGATTGCTTCTTCCCCATCCACCGCACCGCCCAGATCCAGGCGCAGCCGAGGTTGATGCCCAGCTCCAGAtccaggccgccgccgccgagcttcCCCCACCG GCTCTTCAGAAACTTATTCACCCAAACATTGTGAAGCTGAAGGATGTGACAATGGAAAATCATGAGCCATTCTTCATCTTTGAAAACATG GTGTGCAAACCAAGACCTGTCCATGATGCTTCCCATACAAAAACAAACGAACCTA CAGGATCTAATCCAAGTTCCAGCTGGTCGGACCTCCCAAAGGATCTTGTCCTCAGCATCCTGCAACGCCTTCAACTCCCAGAAGCTATTGCTTTTGCATCAGTATGCACATCATGGCTTTCGGCTGCCACAGCTGCTGGCGTCCCACGCTCTTGTACACCAATGATCATGTCTTGGCGGGACATTCTCGAGAGTAGAGAATCGCGAGGGGCCAAGGGCAGCTCTTCTGTAAACTGCAAGTTCCTCCATCTCTTGGATGTCCATAAGGCTTATGATGTGAGATTTCCCCAAGGTTTATGCTTCATGGCATGCTGTGGATCCTCCCATGGCTGGCTGATTCTGGTGAACGAACTCGCCAATCTCGTGCTCTACAACCCCTTCACCTCGGAAATGATCCCTCTCCCACCAATCACTGATTTCACATGCGTTGAGGCAGTCTGTGGTAGCAAAGGCAACATTGAAGCATACAATTTTGAGAATCATCGAGTCCAGGATGCAAAGTACTTGGCAACATGGTTCTACCAGAAAGCGGTGTTGTCTTGCAGTCCATCCAAGAGTGCTAACTATGTCGTCATGATCATCCACCGGGATAACAACTGGCTTTCTTCTGTTAGGGCTGGAGATAGCAATTGGCAAGTGGCTGCAACTTTAGTCGCTCAGAAGGCGGACCGGTATGCGGACTGTGCGTACCACAATGGGATGTTCTACACCGTGACATTTGAAGGAATAGTGGAGAAATGGGATGTTGATGGACCGAATGGACCAGCAAAGGAGGTGATTGTAGCCAAGAGGAGCAGTAGACGCATTCTCTCCAGGCATCTGGTGTCTACACCATGGGGTGACCTGCTGGAAGTGCGAGCATTTGTTGCAAACTCCAGGAGGATGTATAGAGATGGTGTCGCATTCCGAATTTTCAAGGTTCATCTTGATGGATATGAGAAGGTATCACCAGTACCAAAGATAGACTTAATGGAGCATGCAATCTTAATCGGCTTGAATCACTCGGCATGTTTGTCCACCAAGAATTTCCCCTGGCTGAGGCCTTGTTGCATCTACTTCTCAGTACCTTGGATGACGCCCATATGTCATCTGCTTCGTCGATGTCCAGAATGGGGAGGCGTGAGGACCTACGACATAAAACAAAGAACATTTGATCATGTTTTCCGTCTCTGCCCTCATACAAATCGCCTCAACCTTGCTCCTTCTGAGGTTTGGATCACACCGAATTTATAA
- the LOC110431888 gene encoding probable F-box protein At4g22165 isoform X2 — protein sequence MELFFSVIKKKKKKKKNVNTCTQPPLLASHQHPIWNGRGAARHRASERRIPSERRLLLPHPPHRPDPGAAEVDAQLQIQAAAAELPPPALQKLIHPNIVKLKDVTMENHEPFFIFENMVCKPRPVHDASHTKTNEPRSNPSSSWSDLPKDLVLSILQRLQLPEAIAFASVCTSWLSAATAAGVPRSCTPMIMSWRDILESRESRGAKGSSSVNCKFLHLLDVHKAYDVRFPQGLCFMACCGSSHGWLILVNELANLVLYNPFTSEMIPLPPITDFTCVEAVCGSKGNIEAYNFENHRVQDAKYLATWFYQKAVLSCSPSKSANYVVMIIHRDNNWLSSVRAGDSNWQVAATLVAQKADRYADCAYHNGMFYTVTFEGIVEKWDVDGPNGPAKEVIVAKRSSRRILSRHLVSTPWGDLLEVRAFVANSRRMYRDGVAFRIFKVHLDGYEKVSPVPKIDLMEHAILIGLNHSACLSTKNFPWLRPCCIYFSVPWMTPICHLLRRCPEWGGVRTYDIKQRTFDHVFRLCPHTNRLNLAPSEVWITPNL from the exons ATGGAACTCTTCTTTTCCGtgatcaaaaaaaagaaaaaaaagaaaaaaaatgtaaaCACCTGCACCCAACCTCCTCTTCTCGCATCCCACCAGCACCCGATCTGGAACGGACGTGGAGCGGCTCGACATCGAGCGAGTGAGCGACGCATCCCGAGCGAGCGCCGATTGCTTCTTCCCCATCCACCGCACCGCCCAGATCCAGGCGCAGCCGAGGTTGATGCCCAGCTCCAGAtccaggccgccgccgccgagcttcCCCCACCG GCTCTTCAGAAACTTATTCACCCAAACATTGTGAAGCTGAAGGATGTGACAATGGAAAATCATGAGCCATTCTTCATCTTTGAAAACATG GTGTGCAAACCAAGACCTGTCCATGATGCTTCCCATACAAAAACAAACGAACCTA GATCTAATCCAAGTTCCAGCTGGTCGGACCTCCCAAAGGATCTTGTCCTCAGCATCCTGCAACGCCTTCAACTCCCAGAAGCTATTGCTTTTGCATCAGTATGCACATCATGGCTTTCGGCTGCCACAGCTGCTGGCGTCCCACGCTCTTGTACACCAATGATCATGTCTTGGCGGGACATTCTCGAGAGTAGAGAATCGCGAGGGGCCAAGGGCAGCTCTTCTGTAAACTGCAAGTTCCTCCATCTCTTGGATGTCCATAAGGCTTATGATGTGAGATTTCCCCAAGGTTTATGCTTCATGGCATGCTGTGGATCCTCCCATGGCTGGCTGATTCTGGTGAACGAACTCGCCAATCTCGTGCTCTACAACCCCTTCACCTCGGAAATGATCCCTCTCCCACCAATCACTGATTTCACATGCGTTGAGGCAGTCTGTGGTAGCAAAGGCAACATTGAAGCATACAATTTTGAGAATCATCGAGTCCAGGATGCAAAGTACTTGGCAACATGGTTCTACCAGAAAGCGGTGTTGTCTTGCAGTCCATCCAAGAGTGCTAACTATGTCGTCATGATCATCCACCGGGATAACAACTGGCTTTCTTCTGTTAGGGCTGGAGATAGCAATTGGCAAGTGGCTGCAACTTTAGTCGCTCAGAAGGCGGACCGGTATGCGGACTGTGCGTACCACAATGGGATGTTCTACACCGTGACATTTGAAGGAATAGTGGAGAAATGGGATGTTGATGGACCGAATGGACCAGCAAAGGAGGTGATTGTAGCCAAGAGGAGCAGTAGACGCATTCTCTCCAGGCATCTGGTGTCTACACCATGGGGTGACCTGCTGGAAGTGCGAGCATTTGTTGCAAACTCCAGGAGGATGTATAGAGATGGTGTCGCATTCCGAATTTTCAAGGTTCATCTTGATGGATATGAGAAGGTATCACCAGTACCAAAGATAGACTTAATGGAGCATGCAATCTTAATCGGCTTGAATCACTCGGCATGTTTGTCCACCAAGAATTTCCCCTGGCTGAGGCCTTGTTGCATCTACTTCTCAGTACCTTGGATGACGCCCATATGTCATCTGCTTCGTCGATGTCCAGAATGGGGAGGCGTGAGGACCTACGACATAAAACAAAGAACATTTGATCATGTTTTCCGTCTCTGCCCTCATACAAATCGCCTCAACCTTGCTCCTTCTGAGGTTTGGATCACACCGAATTTATAA
- the LOC110431888 gene encoding probable F-box protein At4g22165 isoform X4 gives MENHEPFFIFENMVCKPRPVHDASHTKTNEPRSNPSSSWSDLPKDLVLSILQRLQLPEAIAFASVCTSWLSAATAAGVPRSCTPMIMSWRDILESRESRGAKGSSSVNCKFLHLLDVHKAYDVRFPQGLCFMACCGSSHGWLILVNELANLVLYNPFTSEMIPLPPITDFTCVEAVCGSKGNIEAYNFENHRVQDAKYLATWFYQKAVLSCSPSKSANYVVMIIHRDNNWLSSVRAGDSNWQVAATLVAQKADRYADCAYHNGMFYTVTFEGIVEKWDVDGPNGPAKEVIVAKRSSRRILSRHLVSTPWGDLLEVRAFVANSRRMYRDGVAFRIFKVHLDGYEKVSPVPKIDLMEHAILIGLNHSACLSTKNFPWLRPCCIYFSVPWMTPICHLLRRCPEWGGVRTYDIKQRTFDHVFRLCPHTNRLNLAPSEVWITPNL, from the exons ATGGAAAATCATGAGCCATTCTTCATCTTTGAAAACATG GTGTGCAAACCAAGACCTGTCCATGATGCTTCCCATACAAAAACAAACGAACCTA GATCTAATCCAAGTTCCAGCTGGTCGGACCTCCCAAAGGATCTTGTCCTCAGCATCCTGCAACGCCTTCAACTCCCAGAAGCTATTGCTTTTGCATCAGTATGCACATCATGGCTTTCGGCTGCCACAGCTGCTGGCGTCCCACGCTCTTGTACACCAATGATCATGTCTTGGCGGGACATTCTCGAGAGTAGAGAATCGCGAGGGGCCAAGGGCAGCTCTTCTGTAAACTGCAAGTTCCTCCATCTCTTGGATGTCCATAAGGCTTATGATGTGAGATTTCCCCAAGGTTTATGCTTCATGGCATGCTGTGGATCCTCCCATGGCTGGCTGATTCTGGTGAACGAACTCGCCAATCTCGTGCTCTACAACCCCTTCACCTCGGAAATGATCCCTCTCCCACCAATCACTGATTTCACATGCGTTGAGGCAGTCTGTGGTAGCAAAGGCAACATTGAAGCATACAATTTTGAGAATCATCGAGTCCAGGATGCAAAGTACTTGGCAACATGGTTCTACCAGAAAGCGGTGTTGTCTTGCAGTCCATCCAAGAGTGCTAACTATGTCGTCATGATCATCCACCGGGATAACAACTGGCTTTCTTCTGTTAGGGCTGGAGATAGCAATTGGCAAGTGGCTGCAACTTTAGTCGCTCAGAAGGCGGACCGGTATGCGGACTGTGCGTACCACAATGGGATGTTCTACACCGTGACATTTGAAGGAATAGTGGAGAAATGGGATGTTGATGGACCGAATGGACCAGCAAAGGAGGTGATTGTAGCCAAGAGGAGCAGTAGACGCATTCTCTCCAGGCATCTGGTGTCTACACCATGGGGTGACCTGCTGGAAGTGCGAGCATTTGTTGCAAACTCCAGGAGGATGTATAGAGATGGTGTCGCATTCCGAATTTTCAAGGTTCATCTTGATGGATATGAGAAGGTATCACCAGTACCAAAGATAGACTTAATGGAGCATGCAATCTTAATCGGCTTGAATCACTCGGCATGTTTGTCCACCAAGAATTTCCCCTGGCTGAGGCCTTGTTGCATCTACTTCTCAGTACCTTGGATGACGCCCATATGTCATCTGCTTCGTCGATGTCCAGAATGGGGAGGCGTGAGGACCTACGACATAAAACAAAGAACATTTGATCATGTTTTCCGTCTCTGCCCTCATACAAATCGCCTCAACCTTGCTCCTTCTGAGGTTTGGATCACACCGAATTTATAA
- the LOC8060881 gene encoding DNA-directed RNA polymerases II, IV and V subunit 8B isoform X1 → MDRSLPLSGLKFDALSVAHREMSEHLFEDTFVVNRLDPDGKKFDRVSRVEARSEQLAMYMQLDVATDVYPMQPNEKFNMVLAPTLNLDGTPDTGYYTQAGRKTLADNYEYVMHGKLYKISEDTSSQNAKVEIYASFGGLLMLLRGDPSTAASFELDQRLFLLMRKV, encoded by the exons ATGGACCGCTCGCTTCCACTGTCTGGGTTGAAGTTTGATGCGTTATCAGTAGCTCATA GAGAAATGTCTGAGCATCTCTTTGAGGACACCTTCGTCGTCAATAGGCTCGACCCTGATGGCAAAAAGTTTGATAGAG TTTCTCGTGTCGAAGCTCGCAGTGAGCAGTTAGCTATGTACATGCAGCTGGATGTTGCTACTGATGTTTATCCTATGCAACCTAATGAGAAATTTAACATGGTTTTAGCACCTACTCTGAATTTGGATGGCACTCCAGATACTGGCTACTATACACAG GCTGGTAGAAAAACTCTGGCAGATAATTATGAGTACGTCATGCATGGGAAGCTTTACAAAATCTCAGAAGACACCTCCAGCCAAAATGCTAAAGT GGAGATCTATGCATCATTCGGGGGTCTCCTGATGCTGCTCAGGGGTGACCCCTCCACTGCTGCTAGCTTTGAGCTGGATCAGAGGCTCTTCCTATTGATGCGCAAGGTGTAA
- the LOC8060881 gene encoding DNA-directed RNA polymerases II, IV and V subunit 8B isoform X2, which produces MSEHLFEDTFVVNRLDPDGKKFDRVSRVEARSEQLAMYMQLDVATDVYPMQPNEKFNMVLAPTLNLDGTPDTGYYTQAGRKTLADNYEYVMHGKLYKISEDTSSQNAKVEIYASFGGLLMLLRGDPSTAASFELDQRLFLLMRKV; this is translated from the exons ATGTCTGAGCATCTCTTTGAGGACACCTTCGTCGTCAATAGGCTCGACCCTGATGGCAAAAAGTTTGATAGAG TTTCTCGTGTCGAAGCTCGCAGTGAGCAGTTAGCTATGTACATGCAGCTGGATGTTGCTACTGATGTTTATCCTATGCAACCTAATGAGAAATTTAACATGGTTTTAGCACCTACTCTGAATTTGGATGGCACTCCAGATACTGGCTACTATACACAG GCTGGTAGAAAAACTCTGGCAGATAATTATGAGTACGTCATGCATGGGAAGCTTTACAAAATCTCAGAAGACACCTCCAGCCAAAATGCTAAAGT GGAGATCTATGCATCATTCGGGGGTCTCCTGATGCTGCTCAGGGGTGACCCCTCCACTGCTGCTAGCTTTGAGCTGGATCAGAGGCTCTTCCTATTGATGCGCAAGGTGTAA
- the LOC8060882 gene encoding probable glucan endo-1,3-beta-glucosidase A6 — translation MATPLHLLLVLAAIVTAATPSCVAAAASSAASTAEHILGVNYGTLGDNLPLPQRGLELARSAGASAVRFYDANATMLAAAAASGLEFVPSVPNELIPSLAASQRAADAWVATTLLPFRGNPRLRYLFVGNEVLSDPTARSRWPRLVPAMANVHRALHRHGLGSVKVSTTFSMHELEGQNVFPPSAGAFRPDIAGAVVRPLLAFLDRTGSPLFVDAYTYFTWSANHTVVPLPYALLAPASGYVYRDPGTGLSYTNLLDQMLDAVVAAMCRAGHCGVGLALAETGWPTAGDLDQFGANVRNAATYNRNLARHLASGAGTPRRPRARVAPAMVFALFNEDLKWGPGTERHWGLFYPNGSAVYEVDLTGRRRSLPSYPPLPPASNDRPYPGPLWCVVATDKGPVNETAVRAQVAAACADVPGLCDPVRPGGACFLPDTVSAHASYVFSAHWNRFSEDYGGCYFAGFAVETTVDPSHGSCKFPSILLK, via the exons ATGGCAACGCcgctgcacctcctcctcgtgctcgcCGCCATCGTCACCGCGGCGACACCGTCGtgtgtagcagcagcagcatcatcCGCCGCTTCCACAGCCGAGCACATCCTGGGCGTCAACTACGGCACGCTGGGCGACAACCTCCCGCTGCCGCAGCGCGGGCTGGAGCTTGCCCGCTCGGCGGGGGCGTCCGCCGTCCGCTTCTACGACGCCAACGCCACCATgctcgccgcggccgccgcctcgGGGCTCGAGTTCGTGCCGAGCGTCCCGAACGAGCTGATCCCGTCGCTCGCCGCCTCCCAGCGCGCCGCCGACGCCTGGgtggccaccacgctgctcccGTTCCGCGGCAACCCGCGCCTCCGGTACCTGTTCGTCGGCAACGAGGTCCTCTCCGACCCCACCGCCAGGTCCCGGTGGCCGCGGCTCGTCCCGGCCATGGCCAACGTCCACCGCGcgctccaccgccacggcctcggCAGCGTCAAGGTCAGCACCACGTTCAGCATGCACGAGCTGGAGGGCCAGAACGTGTTCCCGCCGTCCGCCGGCGCGTTCAGGCCCGACATCGCCGGCGCCGTCGTCCGCCCGCTGCTCGCCTTCCTGGACCGCACCGGCTCGCCCCTCTTCGTCGACGCGTACACCTACTTCACCTGGTCGGCGAACCACACCGTGGTGCCGCTGCCGTACGCGCTGCTGGCGCCGGCGTCCGGGTACGTGTACCGCGACCCCGGGACGGGGCTGTCGTACACCAACCTGCTGGACCAGATGCTCGACGCGGTGGTGGCCGCCATGTGCCGCGCGGGCCACTGCGGCGTCGGGCTGGCGCTGGCCGAGACCGGGTGGCCGACGGCGGGGGACCTGGACCAGTTCGGCGCCAACGTGCGGAACGCGGCCACGTACAACCGGAACCTGGCGCGGCACCTGGCGTCGGGCGCCGGCacgccgcggcggccgcgggCGCGCGTAGCGCCGGCGATGGTGTTCGCGCTGTTCAACGAGGACCTCAAGTGGGGGCCAGGCACGGAGCGGCACTGGGGCCTGTTCTACCCCAACGGCAGCGCGGTGTACGAGGTGGACCTCACGGGCCGGCGCCGGTCGCTGCCGTCGtacccgccgctgccgccggcgtCGAACGACCGGCCGTACCCGGGCCCCCTATGGTGCGTGGTGGCGACGGACAAGGGACCGGTGAACGAGACCGCGGTGAGGGCGCAGGTGGCGGCGGCGTGCGCCGACGTGCCGGGGTTGTGCGACCCCGTGCGGCCGGGTGGCGCGTGCTTCCTGCCGGACACGGTGAGCGCGCACGCCAGCTACGTGTTCAGCGCGCACTGGAACAGGTTCAGCGAGGACTACGGCGGGTGCTACTTCGCCGGCTTCGCCGTGGAGACCACCGTCGATCCCA GCCATGGATCATGCAAGTTTCCAAGCATTCTACTGAAGTGA